The Trinickia acidisoli genome includes a window with the following:
- the gshA gene encoding glutamate--cysteine ligase: MVPHLVTALNGPLLELERKLLDATPAIERWFRLEWQEHTPPFYCSVDLRNAGFKLAPVDTNLFPGGFNNLPEEVLPLAVQAAMASIEKICPDAKNLLVIPERHTRNAFYLENVARLAMIMRQAGLNVRFGTLDENIVGPVTIPLADGQKIVLEPLERTPRRLGLKNFDPCSILLNNDLSAGLPPVLENLHEQYVLPPLHAGWAVRRKSTHFSCYDDVAKKFAKLVEIDPWMVNPYFARVENVDFEARTGEEALTDAIDAVIKKIARKYREYGIGEKPYVVIKSDAGTDGRGVMTVHDASEVANLTKGERSRMSATKDGLQVHDAIVQEGVYTFERIGEEVAEPVVYMIDRYVVGGFYRAHGSRERDQNLNAPGMHFVPLGFEHTVLPDAHAKPGAAPPNRFYMYGVVARLGLLAASVELEKTDPEAIQV, from the coding sequence ATGGTTCCGCACCTAGTTACCGCGTTAAACGGTCCTCTGCTCGAGTTGGAGCGCAAGCTCCTCGACGCTACGCCGGCGATCGAGCGGTGGTTCCGGCTCGAATGGCAGGAGCACACGCCGCCTTTCTATTGTTCGGTCGACTTGCGCAACGCGGGCTTCAAGCTCGCGCCCGTCGATACGAACCTTTTCCCTGGCGGCTTCAATAATTTGCCGGAAGAAGTGCTGCCGCTCGCCGTGCAGGCGGCCATGGCGTCGATCGAGAAGATCTGCCCCGACGCGAAAAACCTGCTCGTGATTCCCGAGCGGCATACGCGTAATGCGTTCTACCTCGAAAACGTCGCCAGGCTCGCGATGATCATGCGCCAGGCCGGCTTGAACGTGCGCTTCGGCACGCTCGACGAAAACATCGTCGGGCCCGTGACGATTCCGCTGGCGGACGGGCAAAAGATCGTGCTCGAGCCCCTCGAGCGCACGCCGCGCCGGCTCGGGCTGAAGAATTTCGATCCTTGCTCGATTCTGCTCAACAACGATTTGTCGGCGGGTTTGCCGCCCGTGCTCGAGAATCTGCACGAGCAATACGTGCTGCCGCCGCTGCACGCGGGCTGGGCCGTGCGCCGCAAATCGACGCACTTCTCCTGTTATGACGACGTTGCGAAGAAGTTCGCCAAGCTCGTCGAAATCGATCCGTGGATGGTGAATCCCTACTTCGCACGCGTCGAGAATGTCGATTTCGAGGCGCGCACGGGCGAGGAGGCGCTGACCGACGCGATCGACGCCGTCATCAAGAAAATCGCGCGCAAGTACCGCGAATACGGCATCGGCGAGAAGCCTTACGTCGTCATCAAATCCGATGCAGGTACCGACGGGCGTGGCGTCATGACCGTGCACGACGCGTCGGAAGTAGCGAACCTCACGAAGGGCGAGCGCTCGCGCATGTCGGCGACCAAAGACGGATTGCAGGTGCACGATGCCATCGTGCAGGAAGGCGTTTATACCTTCGAGCGCATCGGGGAGGAAGTGGCCGAACCCGTCGTGTATATGATCGACCGCTACGTCGTGGGCGGCTTCTATCGCGCGCACGGCAGCCGCGAGCGCGATCAGAACCTGAACGCGCCCGGCATGCACTTCGTGCCGCTCGGTTTCGAGCATACGGTCTTGCCCGATGCGCATGCCAAGCCAGGGGCGGCGCCGCCGAACCGGTTCTACATGTATGGCGTCGTCGCGCGGCTCGGGCTGCTCGCGGCGTCGGTCGAGCTCGAAAAGACGGACCCGGAAGCCATCCAGGTCTAA
- a CDS encoding ammonium transporter encodes MRKLLMSLAMAATLLASGVGAALADDASSAPAATAAAAAASTPAAAAQASSASAAAAPDASAATAAAAPAAPTAPFSVDSSKINSGDTAWMLTSTALVLFMTIPGLALFYGGMVRKKNVLATVMQSFAITCVVTVIWTVIGYSLAFTPGNAFIGGFSRVLLSGMNYIHGDKATTLTVSHLAPTIPETVYFVYQMTFAIITPALITGAFADRMKFSAMLVFMSLWSIIVYSPIAHMVWEPTGWLSSAGILDFAGGTVVHINAGIAGLVCALVLGKRVGYGREAMAPHNLVLTLIGAAMLWVGWFGFNAGSAVAADGRAGFAMLTTQVATACAALGWMFVEWITKGKPSALGIASGAVAGLVAITPASGYVGVGGALAIGFIAGAVCFWSATWLKMKLGYDDSLDCFGVHGVGGIIGALLTGIFAVKDIGGADGSLLLQAKGVATTLVYSGILSYVLLKIIDLTMGLRVAEEEEREGLDVVLHGEHVE; translated from the coding sequence ATGCGCAAACTATTGATGTCTTTGGCGATGGCCGCCACGCTGCTCGCGAGCGGCGTCGGAGCCGCGCTCGCCGACGACGCCTCGTCGGCACCGGCCGCCACCGCGGCCGCCGCGGCAGCTTCCACCCCCGCCGCCGCGGCCCAAGCGAGCAGCGCTTCCGCGGCCGCCGCACCGGACGCCTCGGCGGCCACGGCCGCTGCCGCGCCCGCCGCGCCGACCGCGCCGTTCTCGGTCGATTCGTCCAAGATCAATTCGGGCGACACCGCCTGGATGCTGACCTCGACCGCGCTCGTGCTGTTCATGACGATCCCGGGCCTCGCGCTGTTCTACGGCGGCATGGTCCGCAAGAAGAACGTGCTCGCCACGGTGATGCAAAGCTTTGCCATCACTTGTGTCGTCACCGTGATCTGGACCGTGATCGGCTACAGCCTCGCGTTCACGCCGGGCAATGCCTTCATCGGCGGCTTCTCCCGTGTCCTGCTGTCCGGGATGAACTACATCCACGGCGACAAGGCGACGACGCTCACGGTGAGCCACCTCGCGCCGACGATTCCCGAGACGGTCTATTTCGTCTATCAAATGACGTTCGCGATCATCACGCCGGCGCTCATCACGGGTGCGTTCGCCGATCGCATGAAGTTCTCGGCGATGCTCGTGTTCATGTCGCTGTGGTCGATCATCGTCTACTCGCCGATCGCACACATGGTCTGGGAACCGACGGGCTGGCTCTCGTCGGCCGGTATTCTCGACTTCGCGGGCGGCACCGTCGTGCACATCAACGCCGGTATCGCGGGCCTTGTCTGTGCGCTCGTGCTCGGCAAGCGTGTCGGTTACGGCCGTGAAGCGATGGCGCCGCACAATCTCGTGCTGACGCTGATCGGCGCCGCGATGCTGTGGGTGGGCTGGTTCGGCTTCAACGCGGGCTCGGCCGTCGCGGCCGACGGCCGTGCGGGCTTTGCGATGCTGACGACCCAAGTGGCGACGGCCTGCGCGGCGCTCGGCTGGATGTTCGTCGAGTGGATCACGAAGGGCAAGCCGTCCGCACTCGGTATCGCCTCGGGCGCCGTGGCCGGCCTCGTGGCCATCACGCCGGCTTCGGGCTACGTCGGCGTCGGCGGCGCGCTCGCGATCGGCTTCATCGCCGGCGCGGTCTGCTTCTGGTCGGCAACCTGGCTCAAGATGAAGCTTGGCTACGACGATTCGCTCGACTGCTTCGGCGTGCACGGCGTGGGCGGGATCATCGGCGCGCTGCTGACGGGTATTTTTGCGGTCAAGGACATCGGCGGCGCCGACGGCAGCCTGCTGCTGCAAGCGAAGGGCGTGGCGACGACGCTCGTCTACAGCGGCATCCTCAGCTACGTGCTGCTCAAGATCATCGACCTCACGATGGGTCTGCGCGTGGCCGAAGAGGAGGAGCGCGAGGGTCTCGACGTCGTGCTCCACGGCGAACACGTCGAATAA
- a CDS encoding P-II family nitrogen regulator, producing MKLITAIIKPFKLDEAREALSAIGVSGITVTEVKGFGRQKGHTELYRGAEYVVDFLPKVKIEAAVSDDIVDQAIEAIERAARTGKIGDGKIFVTQIEQVIRIRTGETGADAL from the coding sequence ATGAAGCTCATTACCGCAATCATCAAGCCGTTCAAGCTCGATGAAGCGCGCGAGGCGTTATCGGCGATCGGCGTGTCGGGCATCACCGTCACCGAAGTGAAGGGTTTCGGGCGCCAGAAAGGCCACACCGAGCTCTACCGTGGCGCCGAGTACGTCGTCGATTTTCTGCCGAAGGTCAAGATCGAGGCGGCTGTCTCCGACGACATCGTCGATCAGGCGATCGAGGCGATCGAGCGCGCGGCGCGTACCGGCAAGATCGGCGACGGCAAGATCTTCGTGACGCAGATCGAGCAGGTGATTCGTATCCGCACCGGGGAAACAGGCGCCGACGCCCTGTAA
- a CDS encoding accessory factor UbiK family protein: protein MKQPNDFFQDFQNRMGELLKHSPAKDVERNVKAMLSQGFSKLDLVTREEFDTQTQVLLRTRTRLEELEHRVAELEQRLAASQES, encoded by the coding sequence ATGAAGCAACCGAATGATTTTTTTCAGGATTTTCAGAATCGTATGGGCGAGTTGCTGAAGCACTCGCCGGCGAAGGATGTCGAGCGAAACGTGAAGGCCATGCTTTCGCAAGGCTTCTCGAAGCTCGATCTCGTCACGCGCGAGGAGTTCGATACGCAAACGCAGGTGCTGCTTAGAACCCGCACGCGCCTCGAGGAACTCGAGCACCGCGTGGCCGAGCTCGAGCAACGGCTCGCCGCGTCGCAGGAGTCCTAA
- a CDS encoding YifB family Mg chelatase-like AAA ATPase, with translation MSLAVVRSRAPAAGRAPEVTVEVHLANGLPSFSIVGLPDLEVRESRERVRAALQNCGFDFPVRRITVNLAPADLPKESGRFDLPIALGILAASAQIPADALGEREFAGELSLTGALRPMRGAFAMACGTARSSRGIDLAPGSAAPNGSDDETEGGIRPSALRERPGASPELYLPAASAGEAALVPGVAVFGATDLPSLCAHLCGDRDARLVPIAASVPERKGLHAAPPDMADVIGQYGARRALEVAAAGGHHVLMVGPPGAGKSMLAARLPSLLPPMTDDEALSSAALLSASTLGFSPAHWRQRPFRAPHHSSSAAALVGGRNPPQPGEITLAHLGVLFLDELPEFDRHVLEMLREPLEVGRITISRAALQADFPAACQLVAAMNPCPCGWHGDPGGRCRCTPEIAARYLRKLSGPLLDRIDIQIELPALTPAELSARAARSGESSALVAKRVAAARERQIARQGKTNRDLSGREADEVCGLGAEAEALLREASERFGWSARAYYRVLKVARSIADLAGDDDPNAAHVAEAIQYRRVFAPR, from the coding sequence ATGTCGCTTGCCGTGGTGCGCTCGCGCGCGCCGGCTGCCGGCCGCGCGCCTGAAGTTACTGTCGAAGTTCATCTTGCCAACGGGCTACCCTCGTTTTCGATCGTCGGCTTGCCCGATCTCGAAGTGCGCGAGAGCCGCGAGCGCGTACGCGCCGCGCTGCAAAATTGCGGCTTCGATTTCCCTGTCCGCCGCATTACTGTCAATCTCGCGCCGGCCGACCTACCGAAGGAGTCGGGCCGTTTCGACCTGCCCATCGCGCTCGGCATTCTCGCGGCCAGCGCGCAAATTCCGGCCGATGCGCTCGGCGAGCGGGAATTCGCGGGCGAACTCTCGCTAACGGGCGCCCTGCGGCCGATGCGCGGTGCATTCGCGATGGCGTGCGGAACCGCGCGCAGCAGCCGCGGCATCGACCTGGCGCCGGGGAGCGCAGCGCCGAACGGCTCGGACGACGAGACAGAAGGCGGGATACGGCCTAGCGCTCTAAGGGAGCGGCCCGGCGCTTCACCCGAGTTGTACTTGCCCGCCGCAAGCGCCGGGGAGGCGGCGCTCGTGCCGGGCGTGGCCGTCTTCGGCGCAACGGACCTGCCTTCGTTGTGCGCACATTTATGCGGGGATCGAGACGCTCGGCTCGTCCCGATCGCGGCGTCCGTGCCGGAGCGAAAGGGATTGCACGCCGCGCCGCCCGACATGGCGGACGTCATCGGCCAATACGGCGCGCGGCGCGCGCTCGAGGTGGCGGCAGCCGGCGGGCATCACGTCTTGATGGTCGGGCCGCCGGGCGCGGGTAAATCGATGCTGGCGGCGCGGCTGCCGAGCCTGTTGCCGCCGATGACGGACGACGAAGCGCTCAGTTCCGCCGCCCTGCTCTCGGCCAGCACGCTCGGTTTCTCGCCGGCGCACTGGCGGCAAAGACCGTTCCGAGCGCCCCATCACTCGTCCAGCGCGGCCGCGCTGGTGGGCGGCCGCAATCCGCCGCAGCCGGGCGAAATCACGCTCGCGCACCTCGGCGTGCTGTTTCTCGACGAGTTGCCCGAATTCGATCGGCACGTGCTCGAAATGCTGCGGGAGCCGCTCGAAGTCGGCCGCATCACGATTTCGCGCGCCGCGCTGCAGGCTGATTTTCCGGCCGCCTGCCAGCTCGTCGCCGCGATGAATCCGTGCCCATGCGGCTGGCACGGCGATCCGGGCGGGCGTTGCCGCTGCACGCCTGAAATCGCCGCGCGCTATCTGCGCAAGCTGTCGGGCCCGCTGCTCGACCGCATCGATATTCAAATCGAACTGCCCGCGCTGACGCCGGCCGAGTTGTCCGCGCGCGCGGCCCGGAGCGGCGAATCGAGCGCGCTGGTTGCCAAGCGCGTCGCGGCGGCCCGCGAGCGGCAAATCGCACGCCAAGGCAAAACGAATCGTGATCTGAGCGGGCGCGAGGCCGACGAAGTCTGCGGGCTCGGAGCCGAAGCCGAAGCGTTGCTGCGCGAAGCGAGCGAGCGCTTCGGGTGGTCGGCGAGAGCCTACTACCGTGTGCTCAAGGTAGCGCGATCGATCGCGGATCTGGCTGGGGACGACGATCCAAATGCCGCCCACGTCGCCGAAGCCATTCAGTATCGGCGCGTGTTCGCCCCGCGTTGA
- a CDS encoding TlpA disulfide reductase family protein has product MSQTPASPARRASPLRYVAFVCAAAAIAIAGYFTFGRSQHVPDATFTLLSGQKLTTSDLKGKVYLVNFWATDCETCIKEMPQMVDTYNRFKGRGLEFVAVAMQYDAPMYVVNYTQTRQLPFKVAMDDGSAAKKFGNVLMTPTTFVVDKNGKILKRYVGEPQFAELDQLLQKALGSA; this is encoded by the coding sequence ATGAGCCAAACCCCTGCTTCACCTGCCCGCCGGGCCAGCCCCCTGCGCTATGTCGCGTTCGTCTGCGCGGCGGCCGCGATCGCGATCGCCGGCTATTTCACGTTCGGTCGCAGCCAGCATGTACCCGATGCCACGTTCACGCTGCTCTCGGGTCAAAAACTGACGACGTCCGACTTGAAGGGCAAGGTCTATCTGGTCAACTTCTGGGCCACCGACTGCGAGACCTGCATCAAGGAAATGCCGCAGATGGTCGACACGTACAACCGCTTCAAGGGCCGCGGCCTGGAATTCGTCGCTGTCGCGATGCAGTACGACGCGCCGATGTACGTCGTCAATTACACGCAAACACGCCAATTGCCGTTCAAGGTCGCGATGGACGACGGTAGTGCCGCCAAAAAGTTCGGCAACGTCCTGATGACGCCGACGACGTTCGTCGTCGACAAAAACGGCAAGATCCTCAAGCGCTATGTCGGCGAGCCGCAGTTCGCCGAGCTCGATCAGTTGCTGCAAAAGGCGCTCGGTTCCGCGTGA
- a CDS encoding sigma-54-dependent transcriptional regulator produces MNATATIDDPQVIFIEDDELVRRASVQSLQLAGFAVAGYGSVEAASSALGGLDAQFAGVIVSDIRLPGASGLDLLAQCRERALDVPVILVTGHGDISMAVQAMRDGAYDFVEKPFAAERLVDTVRRALERRRLALENAALRRELAERDALVPRIIGRSAAIDEVRRLIVNIAPTDATVLIVGDTGAGKELVARSLHELSPRRVKPFVAINCGALPESMFESEMFGYESGAFTGAAKRRIGKLEHASGGTVFLDEIESMPPALQVKLLRVLQEGMLERLGSNQPVHVDLRVVAAAKGDMQALVAAGTFRRDLLYRLNVVTIDLPPLAERREDIVPLIEHFILDAAVRYGRPAPILTARQRADLMARDWPGNVRELRNAADRLVLGIERVMSDQAGGPTSDASSARSLKERVEQFERVAIVDALEQHGGAVSAAADELQIGKATLYEKIKRYGLAERGEAGKEGD; encoded by the coding sequence ATGAACGCGACCGCGACGATAGACGACCCGCAGGTGATCTTCATCGAGGACGACGAGCTCGTGCGGCGCGCGAGCGTGCAGAGCCTGCAATTGGCGGGGTTCGCCGTCGCCGGCTACGGGTCGGTGGAGGCGGCGAGCAGCGCGCTCGGCGGCCTCGATGCGCAGTTTGCCGGCGTGATCGTCAGCGACATCCGGCTTCCCGGTGCGAGCGGTCTCGATTTGCTCGCGCAATGCCGCGAGCGCGCGCTCGACGTGCCCGTCATCCTCGTCACGGGGCATGGCGACATCTCCATGGCCGTGCAAGCGATGCGCGACGGCGCCTACGATTTCGTCGAAAAGCCGTTCGCCGCCGAACGCCTCGTCGATACGGTGCGGCGCGCGCTCGAGCGCCGGCGCCTCGCACTCGAAAACGCGGCGCTGCGCCGCGAGTTGGCCGAGCGAGATGCGCTCGTGCCACGCATCATCGGCCGCAGCGCGGCGATCGACGAAGTTCGCCGGCTCATCGTCAACATCGCGCCGACCGACGCGACGGTGCTCATCGTCGGCGATACGGGCGCCGGCAAAGAACTCGTTGCACGCAGCCTGCACGAGCTATCGCCGCGGCGGGTCAAGCCATTCGTGGCCATCAATTGCGGCGCGCTGCCGGAGTCGATGTTCGAGTCCGAGATGTTCGGCTACGAGAGCGGCGCGTTTACGGGCGCGGCCAAACGTCGCATCGGCAAGCTCGAACATGCGTCGGGCGGCACCGTGTTCCTCGACGAGATCGAAAGCATGCCGCCGGCGCTGCAAGTGAAGCTGCTACGCGTGTTGCAGGAGGGGATGCTCGAGCGTCTGGGCTCGAACCAGCCGGTGCACGTCGATCTGCGCGTGGTGGCGGCCGCCAAGGGCGACATGCAGGCGCTCGTCGCGGCAGGTACTTTCCGGCGCGATTTGCTGTACCGGCTCAACGTCGTGACGATCGATCTGCCCCCGCTCGCGGAGCGACGGGAAGACATCGTGCCGTTGATCGAACACTTCATCCTCGATGCCGCCGTGCGTTACGGCCGTCCCGCGCCGATCCTCACGGCGCGCCAGCGTGCGGACCTGATGGCGCGTGATTGGCCAGGCAACGTCCGCGAATTGCGTAACGCGGCCGACCGGCTCGTGCTGGGCATCGAGCGTGTGATGAGTGACCAAGCGGGCGGCCCAACGAGCGATGCCTCGTCCGCGCGTTCGCTGAAGGAGCGGGTCGAGCAATTCGAACGGGTGGCGATTGTTGACGCGCTCGAGCAGCACGGCGGGGCCGTATCGGCTGCTGCCGATGAACTGCAGATCGGCAAGGCGACGCTGTACGAGAAGATCAAACGATACGGCCTCGCCGAACGCGGCGAGGCCGGGAAGGAAGGGGATTAG